A stretch of the Gossypium hirsutum isolate 1008001.06 chromosome D07, Gossypium_hirsutum_v2.1, whole genome shotgun sequence genome encodes the following:
- the LOC107954326 gene encoding protein LATERAL ROOT PRIMORDIUM 1 isoform X1, translating into MGMVGLRDFVVVAPASFNHHHHHHHHHAQDPIIGNDQISGQNAATALGVGVGVFPLLTASPCLAPQNMEDSDLVNNSGRNKLSGMQLWQNQTSPNYLKKQSSILDNNNSSMNLIQTSGGGGMGGGSGGSGTSSGTTCQDCGNQAKKDCSHRRCRTCCKSRGFDCPTHVRSTWVPAARRRERQLMTAAPTTACAGSSGSTSGAKKPRLVTSQTTTTPHTSTSNTTPRSLDTSSSHQDAGFKETLPGQVRAPAVFKCVRVTAVEDGEDEYAYQAVVKIGGHVFKGFLYDQGVEERDGFPNISELHLGGGSGINGGSSSSPVLDPSQVYAATGGGLLGGSTYGRCFENLEDLVLPTFVNL; encoded by the exons ATGGGGATGGTTGGTCTCCGCGATTTCGTTGTTGTTGCTCCTGCGTCTTTTAACCatcatcaccatcaccatcaccaccATGCTCAAGATCCCATCATCGGAAATGATCAAATCAGCGGTCAAAATGCTGCCACGGCACTTGGTGTTGGCGTTGGTGTTTTCCCACTCCTTACAGCATCTCCATGCTTAGCTCCTCAAAATATGGAAGATTCTGATTTAGTGAATAACAGTGGTCGTAACAAACTCAGTGGGATGCAGTTATGGCAGAACCAAACCTCTCCTAATTATCTTAAAAAACAATCTTCAATCCTTGACAATAACAATTCTTCCATGAATTTGATACAAACCAGTGGTGGCGGTGGGATGGGAGGTGGGAGTGGTGGCTCAGGTACTAGCTCAGGGACTACATGTCAAGATTGTGGGAACCAGGCCAAGAAAGATTGTAGTCATAGGAGATGTAGAACATGCTGTAAAAGTCGGGGATTTGATTGCCCTACTCACGTGAGGAGCACGTGGGTGCCTGCTGCTAGGAGAAGAGAGCGCCAGCTGATGACGGCCGCCCCTACTACTGCCTGTGCTGGCTCGTCAGGGTCTACTTCTGGGGCTAAGAAGCCGAGACTTGTGACTTCACAGACTACAACCACTCCTCATACATCAACTTCAAACACTACTCCAAGAAGCTTAGACACTAGCTCAAGTCACCAAG ATGCAGGCTTTAAAGAGACATTGCCGGGGCAAGTACGTGCACCGGCGGTATTCAAGTGTGTAAGAGTGACAGCAGTAGAGGATGGTGAAGATGAGTATGCATATCAAGCAGTTGTTAAGATTGGTGGACATGTGTTCAAAGGGTTCCTTTATGACCAAGGAGTTGAAGAAAGAGATGGGTTTCCAAATATATCTGAATTGCATCTTGGCGGCGGCAGTGGGATAAATGGGGGTTCATCATCCTCACCTGTTCTTGATCCTTCTCAGGTTTATGCCGCCACTGGAGGTGGCTTGCTTGGTGGTTCAACTTATG GTCGGTGCTTTGAGAATTTAGAAGATTTAGTGCTTCCCACCTTTGTCAACCTTTAA
- the LOC107954326 gene encoding protein LATERAL ROOT PRIMORDIUM 1 isoform X2, whose product MGMVGLRDFVVVAPASFNHHHHHHHHHAQDPIIGNDQISGQNAATALGVGVGVFPLLTASPCLAPQNMEDSDLVNNSGRNKLSGMQLWQNQTSPNYLKKQSSILDNNNSSMNLIQTSGGGGMGGGSGGSGTSSGTTCQDCGNQAKKDCSHRRCRTCCKSRGFDCPTHVRSTWVPAARRRERQLMTAAPTTACAGSSGSTSGAKKPRLVTSQTTTTPHTSTSNTTPRSLDTSSSHQDAGFKETLPGQVRAPAVFKCVRVTAVEDGEDEYAYQAVVKIGGHVFKGFLYDQGVEERDGFPNISELHLGGGSGINGGSSSSPVLDPSQVYAATGGGLLGGSTYVQSAFHHQKTVP is encoded by the exons ATGGGGATGGTTGGTCTCCGCGATTTCGTTGTTGTTGCTCCTGCGTCTTTTAACCatcatcaccatcaccatcaccaccATGCTCAAGATCCCATCATCGGAAATGATCAAATCAGCGGTCAAAATGCTGCCACGGCACTTGGTGTTGGCGTTGGTGTTTTCCCACTCCTTACAGCATCTCCATGCTTAGCTCCTCAAAATATGGAAGATTCTGATTTAGTGAATAACAGTGGTCGTAACAAACTCAGTGGGATGCAGTTATGGCAGAACCAAACCTCTCCTAATTATCTTAAAAAACAATCTTCAATCCTTGACAATAACAATTCTTCCATGAATTTGATACAAACCAGTGGTGGCGGTGGGATGGGAGGTGGGAGTGGTGGCTCAGGTACTAGCTCAGGGACTACATGTCAAGATTGTGGGAACCAGGCCAAGAAAGATTGTAGTCATAGGAGATGTAGAACATGCTGTAAAAGTCGGGGATTTGATTGCCCTACTCACGTGAGGAGCACGTGGGTGCCTGCTGCTAGGAGAAGAGAGCGCCAGCTGATGACGGCCGCCCCTACTACTGCCTGTGCTGGCTCGTCAGGGTCTACTTCTGGGGCTAAGAAGCCGAGACTTGTGACTTCACAGACTACAACCACTCCTCATACATCAACTTCAAACACTACTCCAAGAAGCTTAGACACTAGCTCAAGTCACCAAG ATGCAGGCTTTAAAGAGACATTGCCGGGGCAAGTACGTGCACCGGCGGTATTCAAGTGTGTAAGAGTGACAGCAGTAGAGGATGGTGAAGATGAGTATGCATATCAAGCAGTTGTTAAGATTGGTGGACATGTGTTCAAAGGGTTCCTTTATGACCAAGGAGTTGAAGAAAGAGATGGGTTTCCAAATATATCTGAATTGCATCTTGGCGGCGGCAGTGGGATAAATGGGGGTTCATCATCCTCACCTGTTCTTGATCCTTCTCAGGTTTATGCCGCCACTGGAGGTGGCTTGCTTGGTGGTTCAACTTATG TACAAAGTGCTTTCCATCATCAAAAGACAGTGCCATGA